One Ktedonobacteraceae bacterium genomic region harbors:
- a CDS encoding nucleotide disphospho-sugar-binding domain-containing protein, with amino-acid sequence MFLGGIVLRRIVDKPVNQVRRKFHVQPGANLMWTGNLSPTFTALAVSPAFMPRQDDWPEYIRVTGFCFWDGSVDWQFPAKLKAFLNGRKPVVTVTSGTVAPGERTLFAPYYRTSAESILACGARALLLNEPEMPGSIEDNDDVLNISFAPFSQIFPSCAAVIHHGGIGTIGQCLRAGVPSLVVPGGMDQPFNAAQVALRKAGIWISRKHYTARRARQALNALLYTPTYQEQARKVQARIMQEDGVATLRVAIEQILRDKRQE; translated from the coding sequence TTGTTTCTTGGTGGGATAGTCCTGCGCCGCATCGTCGACAAACCGGTGAACCAGGTCCGGCGCAAGTTCCACGTGCAACCAGGCGCCAATCTGATGTGGACCGGCAATCTATCACCCACATTCACGGCCCTGGCGGTTTCTCCCGCGTTTATGCCTCGCCAGGACGACTGGCCGGAGTATATTCGAGTGACAGGCTTTTGCTTCTGGGATGGGTCGGTAGACTGGCAGTTTCCTGCAAAGCTCAAAGCATTTCTGAATGGGAGAAAGCCTGTGGTGACGGTTACTTCCGGTACCGTTGCACCTGGCGAGCGCACACTATTCGCTCCTTACTACCGTACCAGTGCAGAAAGCATTCTCGCGTGTGGCGCACGGGCGTTATTGCTCAATGAACCCGAAATGCCCGGTTCCATTGAGGATAATGACGATGTTCTCAATATCTCCTTCGCGCCCTTTTCTCAGATTTTTCCATCGTGCGCGGCAGTGATTCATCATGGGGGTATTGGAACAATTGGGCAATGTTTGCGAGCCGGGGTTCCATCCCTGGTAGTGCCAGGAGGCATGGATCAACCTTTCAATGCGGCGCAGGTTGCGCTGCGCAAAGCCGGGATATGGATATCGCGCAAGCACTATACAGCCAGGCGCGCCAGGCAAGCCTTGAATGCACTTCTATATACCCCGACCTATCAAGAGCAAGCCCGTAAGGTACAGGCCAGAATCATGCAGGAAGATGGAGTGGCAACATTGCGCGTGGCGATTGAGCAAATCTTGCGAGATAAAAGACAAGAATAA
- the hutI gene encoding imidazolonepropionase — protein MMPDPSLSQVKASTVIRNIGQLVTVAQQPIAGASGPLQVIPDAALAVYKGMISWVGPDHGAEPLFQQSTGAYKDGITIIDAQGAVITPGLVDSHTHLVFAGDRAEEFHLRHAGTSYGELLAQGRGILSTMKATRGADAETLTQLAQARLNTMRAYGTTTVEVKTGYGLDKITEETCLRIINNLNAFETNPAHQHDRVRVVPTFLGAHSIPPEYRDKRDAYVNLIIEEMLPSFVGLARFCDVFCERDAFTLEESRRILTRAKELGYGLKIHADQLSPSGGAQLAAELGATSADHLDFADDAALDAMREAGVVATLLPGCSYTLRSPYPEARRFIDRGLHVALATDFNPGTSYCENMQMMLGLAMSAMGMSLEEALMAATINGARALALQDAIGSIEPGKRCELAFWSIRDYHEIGYHFGVNLVQSVLVSA, from the coding sequence ATGATGCCGGACCCATCTCTATCTCAAGTCAAAGCCAGTACCGTTATTCGCAATATAGGGCAACTTGTGACCGTTGCCCAGCAACCCATAGCCGGGGCATCCGGCCCATTGCAGGTCATCCCGGATGCGGCGCTTGCCGTTTATAAGGGAATGATCAGCTGGGTAGGCCCTGATCATGGAGCAGAACCTTTGTTCCAACAGAGTACGGGCGCCTACAAGGATGGCATCACTATTATAGATGCGCAAGGAGCCGTTATTACCCCTGGCCTTGTTGATTCGCACACCCATCTTGTATTTGCCGGAGATCGCGCCGAAGAATTTCATTTGCGCCATGCCGGAACCAGTTATGGCGAATTACTGGCGCAGGGTCGCGGTATCCTCTCCACGATGAAGGCTACGCGAGGAGCGGACGCGGAAACATTGACACAACTGGCGCAGGCGCGTTTGAATACCATGCGAGCATACGGCACCACTACGGTCGAGGTAAAGACGGGCTACGGATTGGATAAAATCACTGAGGAGACCTGCCTGCGCATCATCAATAATCTCAACGCGTTTGAGACCAACCCGGCTCACCAGCACGACCGTGTACGGGTTGTGCCAACATTTCTGGGCGCGCACAGCATTCCACCCGAATATAGAGATAAGAGAGATGCTTACGTGAACCTGATTATTGAAGAGATGCTGCCGTCATTTGTCGGCCTTGCCCGCTTCTGTGATGTATTTTGCGAGCGCGATGCCTTCACGTTAGAAGAGAGCCGTCGCATCCTCACACGCGCTAAAGAACTGGGCTACGGACTGAAAATCCATGCCGATCAACTGAGCCCATCCGGCGGCGCGCAACTGGCGGCGGAATTAGGGGCCACTTCCGCCGATCATCTTGACTTCGCCGACGATGCAGCCCTGGATGCGATGCGTGAAGCCGGTGTGGTGGCAACGCTCTTGCCCGGTTGTTCCTATACTTTGAGAAGCCCCTATCCTGAGGCGCGCCGTTTCATTGATCGAGGATTGCATGTAGCGCTGGCAACCGATTTTAATCCGGGTACATCGTACTGTGAGAATATGCAGATGATGCTGGGGCTGGCTATGTCGGCCATGGGCATGTCACTGGAAGAGGCGCTGATGGCCGCGACCATCAATGGGGCGCGCGCGCTGGCATTGCAAGATGCGATTGGTAGCATCGAACCGGGCAAGCGCTGCGAACTGGCTTTCTGGTCGATTCGCGACTATCATGAAATCGGCTATCACTTCGGCGTCAACCTGGTACAATCTGTGCTCGTATCGGCGTGA
- a CDS encoding rhodanese-like domain-containing protein: protein MAYDDQEEAFPYTTIGTDEAKRMIDAGVTVIDVRQQDEWDRGHIPQAVLVPLNGIYSFAKALKDLNLPEDQEIIFTCAMGQRSASASEIAMVAGFKKVYNLANGMNGWVGRRYPVER from the coding sequence ATGGCATATGACGACCAGGAAGAGGCATTTCCATACACGACCATTGGCACCGATGAAGCCAAACGTATGATCGATGCCGGCGTTACCGTAATCGATGTCCGCCAGCAGGATGAATGGGATCGCGGCCACATTCCCCAGGCCGTTCTGGTTCCCCTGAACGGCATTTATTCATTCGCGAAGGCATTGAAAGATTTAAACCTGCCGGAAGATCAGGAGATCATCTTCACCTGCGCCATGGGACAGCGCAGCGCGTCCGCCTCTGAAATCGCCATGGTCGCCGGTTTCAAAAAGGTCTATAACCTGGCAAACGGCATGAACGGCTGGGTTGGCCGCCGTTATCCGGTCGAACGTTGA
- a CDS encoding enoyl-ACP reductase produces the protein MALLEGKKALIFGIANHRSIGWAIAQALSNEGAKLAFTYQDRMEKYVRDLAAKIPDTPVIPCDVQSDEQLDTAFAQASEIFGGELDILIHSVAFAPPRELENPFYETTREGFKTALDISAYSLIAMANRARPLMQARGGGSILTMTYMASERVMPKYNVMAVAKAALECSVRYLAFELGEWNIRVNAISAGPLNTLAARGISGFTSFREHMGVAAPLRRNIEQSDVGDAALFLCSPHARSITGEILFVDAGYNIMGA, from the coding sequence ATGGCTCTATTAGAAGGAAAAAAGGCCCTTATTTTTGGCATTGCCAACCATCGTTCTATTGGCTGGGCGATTGCCCAGGCCCTTTCCAATGAAGGCGCAAAACTGGCATTTACCTACCAGGATCGCATGGAAAAATACGTACGCGACCTGGCGGCGAAAATTCCAGATACCCCCGTCATTCCATGCGACGTACAGAGCGATGAGCAGCTTGATACCGCTTTTGCGCAGGCGAGCGAAATCTTCGGCGGCGAGCTTGACATACTCATCCATTCGGTTGCGTTCGCTCCCCCACGCGAATTGGAAAATCCATTTTACGAGACGACCCGCGAAGGCTTCAAGACCGCCCTTGATATCAGCGCCTACTCGTTAATCGCCATGGCAAATCGCGCCAGGCCGCTCATGCAGGCGCGAGGAGGCGGCTCAATCCTCACCATGACATATATGGCCAGCGAACGTGTGATGCCCAAATATAATGTGATGGCCGTCGCCAAAGCCGCCCTGGAGTGCAGCGTGCGCTACCTGGCCTTCGAACTTGGAGAATGGAATATTCGCGTCAACGCTATTTCTGCCGGGCCGCTCAACACGCTGGCCGCGCGCGGCATCTCCGGCTTTACCAGTTTCCGCGAACATATGGGAGTCGCGGCACCCCTGCGCCGCAATATCGAACAAAGCGACGTCGGCGACGCAGCCCTGTTCCTTTGCAGCCCACACGCCCGCTCCATCACCGGCGAAATCCTCTTCGTCGACGCCGGCTACAACATTATGGGAGCGTAA
- a CDS encoding trypsin-like peptidase domain-containing protein, with the protein MIRARATSKSKFYTSWLFRLVFVAGILSLMFMGALGAAPVARADAPGGDVTDPFVRLVDIAKPAVVRIITVINGHLTVDFPNGKAVTFPQNDPNGYQLGLSGTGTFISAHGDILTADHVVNPPHDASLDQYLQQTAAPDVANYYDTSVNPGAPLSPDQVATDLADGQLQSTTSYGTPSSQVFLSTDYTGPLNATSAQDLPAYAHAPVDRIEAQSNFNDRDTAIIHVSNMNDMPLVAIGDSTTVQEQDQLRIIGFPGNGDVNMNNISQLLTSSINQIFVSSIKTTDTGAPVIQVSGNVEHGDSGGPALNSSGQIVGIVSFGTGTDGSTSFLQASASALMLVQQAGVNTTPGPFEKAWVQAFNDYASTAAGHWHKSQQEFQQIANRYPNFKAIAPYLAYATQQAKNEKTSSTPTTTTGSRQGTTSLTRWIIIGGIVVVLLVVILIVVVVMQRRRGSSAPSQATIPGSWGNTANGSLPAGGTGLPAQGGANIFTPYSSTPAQGGASIPSPYTPAQGGASTPSLYNPTPAPTARPVNPQAPAQGGYVAPPPGTLSPFGAPSGPSWQNPAPPSPAPASPPVSQGLPGNQSWMSPQAASQPNLPGNSFAPSNAANGNVSGPLVAWPCGHMNRPIARFCSVCGEPAPARPIMRQYEQ; encoded by the coding sequence ATGATTAGAGCTAGAGCCACATCAAAGAGCAAATTTTATACATCCTGGTTATTCCGGCTTGTGTTCGTGGCAGGGATTCTCTCTCTCATGTTCATGGGTGCGCTGGGAGCCGCGCCCGTTGCACGTGCCGATGCGCCAGGGGGTGATGTAACCGATCCTTTTGTAAGGCTCGTCGATATTGCGAAACCGGCTGTTGTACGCATCATTACTGTTATAAACGGTCATCTCACCGTTGATTTTCCGAATGGCAAGGCGGTGACGTTCCCACAAAATGATCCCAATGGTTATCAATTAGGTTTATCGGGCACCGGTACATTCATTTCGGCGCATGGCGATATCTTGACGGCGGATCATGTCGTGAATCCACCACATGATGCCAGCCTGGATCAATACCTGCAGCAGACAGCAGCCCCGGATGTAGCAAACTACTACGATACAAGCGTCAATCCTGGCGCACCTCTTTCGCCTGACCAGGTCGCTACGGACCTGGCCGATGGCCAGCTGCAATCCACAACAAGTTATGGCACGCCCAGCAGCCAGGTCTTCCTGAGTACTGATTATACGGGTCCATTGAATGCTACCAGCGCGCAGGACCTGCCAGCTTATGCTCACGCGCCGGTGGATCGTATCGAGGCGCAAAGCAACTTCAATGATAGGGATACGGCGATCATTCATGTCAGCAACATGAACGATATGCCGCTGGTTGCGATTGGCGATTCAACGACGGTTCAGGAACAGGATCAACTGCGCATCATTGGTTTCCCCGGCAATGGCGACGTGAATATGAACAACATTTCGCAGTTGCTCACCTCGTCGATCAATCAGATTTTTGTCAGTTCAATCAAGACGACGGATACCGGAGCGCCGGTTATTCAGGTCAGTGGTAATGTGGAGCATGGCGATAGCGGCGGCCCGGCTTTGAACAGCAGCGGCCAGATTGTCGGCATTGTTAGTTTTGGTACGGGCACTGATGGCAGCACCAGTTTCTTGCAGGCCAGCGCCAGCGCGTTGATGCTGGTGCAACAGGCAGGCGTGAATACAACGCCCGGGCCGTTTGAAAAAGCCTGGGTACAGGCCTTCAACGATTACGCATCCACTGCGGCAGGTCACTGGCACAAGTCGCAGCAAGAATTCCAGCAGATTGCTAACCGGTACCCCAATTTCAAGGCTATCGCGCCCTACCTGGCATATGCCACGCAGCAGGCAAAGAATGAAAAAACTTCTTCGACACCTACTACTACAACGGGCTCCAGGCAGGGTACAACATCGCTGACGAGGTGGATAATCATTGGCGGTATAGTTGTTGTACTGCTCGTGGTGATACTGATCGTAGTGGTAGTTATGCAGCGCCGCCGTGGAAGCTCTGCTCCATCACAAGCGACAATTCCCGGAAGTTGGGGAAACACGGCCAATGGGTCTTTGCCCGCGGGCGGTACAGGTTTGCCGGCGCAAGGTGGGGCAAATATATTCACTCCCTATAGCTCAACTCCGGCGCAGGGCGGGGCAAGTATACCTTCCCCCTATACTCCGGCGCAGGGCGGGGCAAGCACCCCCTCCCTCTACAACCCAACTCCCGCCCCTACTGCGAGACCTGTTAATCCACAGGCTCCTGCACAGGGAGGATATGTAGCTCCGCCGCCGGGTACTCTATCGCCCTTTGGAGCGCCATCAGGGCCATCGTGGCAGAATCCGGCGCCGCCCTCGCCTGCTCCCGCGTCACCTCCGGTGTCTCAAGGTTTGCCGGGCAATCAGTCCTGGATGTCGCCACAAGCGGCCAGCCAGCCAAACCTGCCGGGTAACTCATTTGCTCCCAGTAATGCGGCTAACGGCAATGTCTCCGGCCCGCTGGTTGCATGGCCTTGCGGCCACATGAATCGTCCCATTGCGCGCTTCTGTAGCGTCTGCGGTGAACCGGCTCCCGCACGTCCGATCATGCGCCAGTACGAGCAGTAA
- a CDS encoding MBL fold metallo-hydrolase, whose amino-acid sequence MKVLAFSNNLFQLTRLVAFNCYLVREDDGFTLIDTNMSGQAQAIIREAAKLGLPITRILLTHAHIDHVGSLDALHNALPDIPVMISERDARFLTGDKSLDASEPQVPLKGGYPVVSTKPTRLLHEGDRVGSLEVIATPGHTPGHIAFLDSRDRALIAGDAFQTQGGVAVSGTVELLFPLPAMATWHKGLALESARKLLALSPSVLAVGHGRMLKQPQAEMERAIRVMEQSLVKAERKQSRVA is encoded by the coding sequence ATGAAAGTACTGGCTTTTAGCAACAATCTTTTCCAATTAACCCGTTTAGTTGCCTTCAATTGCTACCTCGTGCGCGAGGATGACGGCTTCACGTTGATTGATACGAATATGAGTGGCCAGGCGCAGGCCATTATAAGGGAGGCGGCGAAGTTGGGTCTCCCCATTACACGCATTCTGCTGACTCATGCTCACATCGATCATGTTGGTTCGCTCGACGCCTTACATAATGCACTACCCGATATCCCGGTAATGATAAGCGAGCGTGATGCACGTTTTCTGACCGGCGATAAGAGCCTGGATGCTTCCGAGCCCCAGGTACCCTTGAAAGGTGGCTATCCTGTGGTCTCGACGAAGCCGACACGCCTTTTACATGAAGGAGACCGTGTTGGCTCGCTCGAGGTGATTGCAACGCCAGGACATACTCCTGGCCATATTGCCTTTCTCGATAGTCGAGACCGGGCGCTGATCGCTGGCGATGCCTTTCAGACCCAGGGCGGCGTAGCGGTTTCCGGTACCGTAGAACTGCTCTTCCCCTTGCCAGCGATGGCTACCTGGCATAAAGGGCTGGCCCTGGAAAGCGCACGCAAATTGCTGGCGCTCTCACCTTCCGTGCTGGCTGTCGGACACGGGCGGATGCTCAAGCAGCCTCAGGCGGAGATGGAGCGTGCGATTCGCGTCATGGAGCAATCCCTGGTGAAAGCGGAAAGGAAACAGTCGCGTGTCGCATAG
- a CDS encoding WHG domain-containing protein, which translates to MSHRIGLDHESVVEAAARLVDEEGIERLTLGHLAERLGIRTPSLYNHVAGLSGLKHDLMLYCMRDLLDRVRLATIGKSGAEAIIALAGAYRTYAKQTPGRYALTLQAPPPGDQEAQAAAQQVVEVVLAVLAAYKLRDEDAIHAIRGLRSIVQGFITLEMAGGFGIPVDTEASFYWLIQLFVDGLSRSVITGEKSHNGDYL; encoded by the coding sequence GTGTCGCATAGAATAGGACTGGATCACGAAAGCGTCGTAGAGGCAGCTGCCAGGCTAGTAGACGAGGAGGGCATTGAACGGCTCACGCTAGGCCATCTGGCTGAGCGCCTGGGCATTCGCACACCTTCCCTCTACAATCATGTCGCGGGGCTATCCGGCCTTAAACATGATCTGATGCTCTATTGTATGCGAGATTTGCTTGACCGTGTTCGCCTGGCAACCATCGGAAAATCAGGCGCAGAAGCTATTATTGCGCTTGCCGGTGCCTATCGTACCTATGCGAAGCAGACACCAGGGCGCTATGCGCTTACATTGCAAGCGCCCCCTCCCGGCGACCAGGAAGCGCAGGCGGCAGCACAACAGGTTGTGGAAGTTGTGCTGGCCGTTCTCGCAGCCTACAAACTCCGAGACGAAGACGCTATCCATGCTATTCGCGGCCTGCGCAGCATTGTACAGGGATTTATCACGTTGGAGATGGCGGGCGGTTTCGGCATACCGGTAGATACGGAGGCAAGTTTTTACTGGCTTATCCAACTTTTCGTTGACGGCTTGAGTCGATCGGTAATTACCGGAGAAAAGAGTCATAACGGTGATTACTTATAA
- a CDS encoding replication-associated recombination protein A, whose product MPDQTSLFGSDDNSTSQRQLRTASPATATSAAAEPLASRMRPRTLDEIIGQEHLLAPGRALRRSIEEDRIPSMILWGPPGSGKTTLAEVIARQTHAHFVSLSAVSAGVADLRKVVEDARKLRQFSKQRTILFIDEIHRFNKAQQDAVLPHVERGVVTLIGATTENPSFEVNAALLSRCRVFTLKALTEEQILIILERALQDKELGLGQLHITIDEDAFQQIAIFANGDARTALNVLELAASSRGAGSGGGRGAELPPPPGRTSSNADQDSERIHITLAIVEDIMQHRALLYDKAGDQHYDTISALHKSLRGSDPDAALYWLARMLEAGEDPLYIVRRLIRFASEDVGMADPQALLVCVAAQQAVHFVGLPEANLALAQAVVHLATAPKSNALYEAYSRVQEDVQKTRNDPVPLQIRNAPTQLMKDLDYGKDYKYAHDYYKDMQIEDPERPPATRVQEYLPESLKGKRYYEPGHQGKEASIKKWLEKRRGE is encoded by the coding sequence ATGCCAGATCAAACATCACTTTTTGGGTCAGACGATAATTCAACCTCACAGAGGCAGCTACGAACAGCATCTCCAGCAACCGCTACCTCGGCAGCTGCGGAACCTCTGGCCTCGCGTATGCGCCCCCGCACGCTCGACGAGATCATTGGCCAGGAACACCTGCTGGCGCCCGGGCGCGCGCTGCGCCGCAGCATCGAAGAGGACCGTATCCCCTCCATGATCCTGTGGGGACCGCCGGGCAGCGGAAAAACCACCCTCGCCGAAGTAATTGCCCGCCAGACACATGCTCACTTTGTCTCCCTCAGCGCCGTCTCAGCAGGTGTCGCCGACCTGCGCAAGGTAGTAGAGGATGCTCGCAAGCTGCGCCAGTTCTCAAAGCAGCGCACCATCCTGTTCATCGACGAAATTCACCGCTTCAACAAAGCGCAGCAGGACGCCGTTTTACCGCATGTCGAGCGCGGCGTTGTCACACTCATCGGCGCCACCACCGAAAATCCCAGCTTCGAGGTCAACGCCGCCCTTTTATCGCGCTGCCGCGTCTTCACGCTCAAAGCCCTGACCGAAGAACAAATTCTCATCATCCTGGAACGTGCCCTGCAAGATAAAGAGCTCGGCCTCGGCCAGCTTCACATCACCATCGACGAAGACGCCTTCCAGCAGATCGCCATCTTCGCCAACGGGGACGCTCGCACCGCCCTCAACGTCCTCGAACTGGCCGCATCCAGTAGGGGCGCGGGCAGCGGTGGTGGAAGAGGGGCGGAGCTGCCTCCACCGCCCGGTCGCACGAGTAGCAATGCAGATCAGGATAGCGAGCGCATCCATATCACGCTCGCCATCGTCGAAGACATCATGCAGCACCGCGCGCTCCTCTACGACAAAGCCGGAGACCAGCACTACGACACCATCTCCGCCCTGCACAAATCCCTGCGCGGCTCCGACCCCGACGCCGCGCTCTACTGGCTCGCGCGCATGCTCGAAGCCGGAGAAGACCCTCTTTATATTGTGCGCCGCCTCATCCGCTTCGCCTCGGAAGACGTGGGTATGGCCGACCCCCAGGCGTTGCTTGTATGCGTCGCCGCGCAGCAGGCCGTGCATTTCGTCGGCCTGCCCGAAGCAAATCTGGCCCTCGCCCAGGCCGTCGTTCACCTCGCGACCGCGCCCAAAAGCAATGCCTTATACGAAGCCTACAGTCGCGTGCAGGAAGACGTGCAAAAAACCCGCAACGACCCCGTACCCCTACAGATACGCAACGCCCCCACGCAGCTGATGAAAGACCTCGATTACGGCAAAGACTACAAATACGCCCATGACTATTACAAGGATATGCAGATCGAGGACCCTGAGCGCCCACCGGCCACCAGAGTGCAAGAATACCTGCCGGAGAGCCTGAAAGGGAAACGCTACTACGAGCCGGGCCATCAGGGAAAAGAGGCCAGCATTAAGAAGTGGTTGGAAAAGCGGCGAGGTGAGTAG